The sequence ATATTGAGAGCTCGCATCTTAGGGTTGCACCATTATCTGGACTCAGGTTAGGTGCAAGTTACATGTTCTTAATGGCAGTTGGTTGGTTACTTCGAGCCATACATTTGCTTCAACGATTTTGTCATCAGTTCGGCCATGGTGTGCTCCATCTATATATGTTTCCCGTCCCATCACATCCTCATTCTTGGGCGCAGACTTATTATGTTCCATATTCTTCAGATGCTACTGCTATATGGCAGTTAATTCAACATGACATAGCTTACGTTACGTGCACAACAATCTCTCATCTCTTAACCCTACTTTCTTGTTGCATTTATTTTGTCACCAATTACCAATCATTTTCATCTGCTATCCTCTAACCAGTAAGACGTTCtgtgtttgatttttatttggCGCTCATGCACCTCGTGATAACTTTACCATCTCTACTGAGTAGAaccttgtttccttcttcaaaaaagctaaaaacaaataACCTAGCATACCACTGTCAGGCTATTGATACGCATTACTATGTCCTGatagaatcaaattgtttttcttGGAGGATCGATGGTTTGTTTAATACTTCTGTGTGTTTGTTTACAGCTGATCCAGTAGGGATTACCCTGGGGGATCACCACCCAGTAGATTGCTTACTTTACGGCCATGAATAGTTGGCCTTGAATCTTATCGAGCTTAAAACTAGTCTTTTCAAGTTTCTTGTTGATGCATTATCTTTGGACTAGTGATGGGTAAACAGTGTACACCACTCTAGCTACTCCACATGGTTTCTGAGGATCTCTGGAGCCATGTATGTGTATTGCAGTTGTCTGCGTTTGTTAAGTAAGTGATATATCTAGGTTTCATCTACCTGTTATCCTGTTGTAATGTAATTTGAAGTTTATGTATCATGACCAGCTTTATGTATTGTGGCTGTCTGGCTGAACTGCTGCATAAATATGATGGCAAGTATTTGGCTATATAAATACCAGTTCCAGAATTACTTGATGTATCTATCACTCTATTCATGCTCTGCGGAAATATCAATATAGGATTGCTGGACCTTTTTCAGGGCTCGGATTTTTGAAGACTCTAGATTCGAACAGAGATATAAAGGTCAAAAACAAAGCTTTAGTCATTTACCATTGAACTAAAGAAACTAGAGCAACAAAGATAATTTTGTGGTTCTCTTGACTGCTTTGTCTAAACTCAACCTTTCTCCTGCTTTACTCACATCTTCTTCTCTGTCTGATTCATTGCCCTCTCAATCCATCATTATCTCACTTTCTTAAGCTTCTATATCTGAATAACACATCACTTTCTGCATAAACATATATATTTTATACCTACAAAAGTGAATatcatgtttattttttttttaaatatatttatataatgatCCCTTCACACTCTTAAATACACACTATCTCACACTctgggtgattttttttttttgcgataaAACTTAAATGGTAATGCATTTGAAaataatattttggggatatgctCTTCTTACAAAGCTCTACATACCCATTAAAAATGAGCGTGTTCCGAAATATCAAACCTCATTATCGACCAATTTAAATTTTAACAGTTGAAAATCCGTTCATTTTCGACGGTTGATTTTtaaagtagtagatggtggagT comes from Papaver somniferum cultivar HN1 chromosome 7, ASM357369v1, whole genome shotgun sequence and encodes:
- the LOC113296913 gene encoding uncharacterized protein LOC113296913 isoform X1, with the translated sequence MTMSKRFKTKICVGGLGIAAYSYIAIDYLRHVSPIWHERLQPASLVFLLSTLLFEVLIVTAVLGLDWHRDIESSHLRVAPLSGLRLGASYMFLMAVGWLLRAIHLLQRFCHQFGHGVLHLYMFPVPSHPHSWAQTYYVPYSSDATAIWQLIQHDIAYVTCTTISHLLTLLSCCIYFVTNYQSFSSAIL
- the LOC113296913 gene encoding uncharacterized protein LOC113296913 isoform X2, which encodes MYHQFGMKASLVFLLSTLLFEVLIVTAVLGLDWHRDIESSHLRVAPLSGLRLGASYMFLMAVGWLLRAIHLLQRFCHQFGHGVLHLYMFPVPSHPHSWAQTYYVPYSSDATAIWQLIQHDIAYVTCTTISHLLTLLSCCIYFVTNYQSFSSAIL